Within Spinacia oleracea cultivar Varoflay chromosome 4, BTI_SOV_V1, whole genome shotgun sequence, the genomic segment ATAACTATTTATAAGCTTCTCCAATTCTTCAAGAGCAGTgtcacaaaaagaaaaaaagaaaaaaaaaactcctcaAATTAATAGATAAGAAACTTGTGGAACAGATTAATATGGGAATACAGAGAGAGAATAACTAATAAAGATTGGTAACATATCCCACAGTATAACAAAATGCAACTCTTACCATTTGATGGTTGCAATATTGCGAGCAAGAAGAGAGCCGCCACCTAGCTTGACATATATTGCATTTTATCAATCCACGAGAACTGCAAGTAGCACAAGGAATATgcactgatcagaactgtgcagttatgtgcactgatctgcacagctcagatcagaactgtgcagatcagtgcacagaactgtgcagttatgtgcactgatctgcacagctcagatcagaactgtgcagatcagtgcacagaactggtcagttctgatcagttctgtgcactgatctgcacagctcagatcagaactgtgcagatcagtgcacagaactggtcagttctgatcagttctgtgcactgatctgcacagctcagatcagaactgtgcagatcagtgcacagaactggtcagttctgatcagttctgtgcattgatctgcacagttctgatctgagctgtgcagatcagtgcgtagaactggtgagttatgatttttttttgggttgtttttttaggtgaggtttgatttgggattgttttgcatgttaggtgtaataccataaggccattattttaggtatagctttgtaaatggccaattgtagcattttgctctcttttctaagtattgctCCCTTTACTAAGTATTGCTCTCTTTTCTTTGTTGCAGGACCGTAGCTACCATGGATGATCATCGTGATAATGAAATACAGGGAATTGATGGAGCTAGTCATCCTACGGGGGAATCACAAGGTACCAACACTAGTAAAAAGACCAAATCCCGTGGTCCGTCAAAAGGAGTTCAAGCCAAAAAGCCTATGCATCTTCAGTATAATCAATATGGAATCCCTGATGGAGAATGGTCAGGAGAATACGGGAAGCAAGTTGGGTCTTGTGCTGCTAGAATTAACATTAATGTGAAAGAATATTCAACGTTAGATGAACACACAAAGAAGGGGTTTTGGGAGGAGACCAAGGTAAACATTGAATAAAAACTTGATTTGTATTCTCCTAGATTATCTATTTGTGTAGCATACGTTTCTAACAATCTCTTATCCATAAAATTAACAGCTTCTGTTCCACATTATTGATGATCCGgctaaaaggagagaaaaatattttcatatgTGTGTGGCGAAACGCTTTGGAGCTTTCAAGTCCAGGTTAACGCGGCGTTGGATaactaagaaagaaaaaatgccGAAACATCAGACAAATGACATGCCTTGGGACATCTACCATCAAAtcacagaggatgattggaaaACATTTGTGATAGAACGAAACAAGCCGGAGATGTTGGTAATAATGAATTTACTTTGctagatatttttttatataattatatgattagtttgttGTTGCCATCTTTAAATGTTCGACATGTTCTTTATGTGTTTTTTGACAGGTTCGTAGAGAAAAAGCAAGTAAAAGTGCATTACAAAACAAGCACCCACATCGCACAGGCCAAAAGGGTTATGTTAGAAAGAGACCAGAGTGGATAAATGATGGGCGACTACCGCCAGAGGCAGCTTTAACCCTCTCAAGTGGCTCCTCCTCAGTGACCTCATCACTCACCACAGCGCCAGATAGATTTAAGAAGTTTAGATCAGTAGAGTGGATCTTGGCTCATCAAGTTAAAAACAAAGAGGGAAAGTGGGAAGTTGACCCGAATGATAAATAAGCCGTAAATATTGCTAAGATGGCTGTAAGTGCATATGAAATTTTACGTTCTATATCcttttctttcctaattcctagtTCTATTGCTAAGATTGCTTCTCCTTTCCATCATGTATACCATctaatttttactttcctaattcttATAGTTGGAGTACATAGAAGAAgagggaaaaggaaatatttcatTCACCCAGGGAGAAGATGCCCTCACCAAGGCTATGGGAAAAAAGGATCACCGTGGGCGTGTCAAGGCAACAGGTGGAGTTAATGTCGGTTACAAAGTTGCTTTCGGTCCAATAGACCGAAGTAGTAGATGTGGCCATATTGAACCATCACCGGAGGCTATCGAATCAATCAGAGCTTCGGTGAGAAGGGAGTTTGAAGATCAATTAGAGAGAAAGGTGGCGGAGGCCCTCCAAAACCAACTAGCCACATTGAAAGCAACCGGTCAACTACACACCCTCTCTACCCCCGCACTTGATTCTGCTCTTGTAAGTGATGAGTTTGATGTTAACCGTGCACTCGTAACCTGTTGTCCGAGTTCATCGCAGCAACCACGCGAGCTGAAGGTATATATTCTCTATAGTGCATACACTCAAAACACCCCTAGCTAGGTTTTTAATATTGTACTTTGTAGTGATTTctgaaattttgtaaatttatttgTGAAGGCCATAACTCCATGTCGTCTTGCCCTTGAGGATAAAGTTTTGGGTAACAAAGTGATAGTGGCAGATGGTATGGCGTACCCATTGGATGGTTCGTTGCACCAACACTTTAGATCGATGAAGCCTAGTCATTATAAGGTCCAAGTTGATTGTATTTACGACGGACATGATGATGACACTCTTCCGGTACCTACTGGAGATGGATTCAATAACTTAGGCAGGGCTCTTGCTAGTTTTGTGCAATGGCCAATTCACTTGGTGATTTTCGAAGAAGACGAGGTataacttttttattattaattgtcaTTCATTGCGTTATGCATCTGTTTAGAATTAGATTATGACGAAGATGTTGGCATTAAGACGAGATGTTGGCATTATGACGAAGATCGACAAACTTATGTAAATGAGGTTGACGTTGAAGAGTTCCTTAGAGGGGCGTGCCTCAACATTTCAGTGATCCAAGTCTATATGATGTAAACTTTTCCAtcgatatttttgtttttggttttgtcaactataatagtttttgaaatttttgcattATACATTTACTTTGTAGGTGTTTATTCCACGAACACACCTTTGCATTTGACAACTCTCAGATTGGGTTTGTTTGTCCCGAGGCAATGTCAAGCTCTAGAATCAAGGCCAACCCTCAGGCTGCATCAATGTATTTGAAAGTAGTTTTCAatgctgaaattgaaaaggagaagaagGGTGATCCTAACATTACCAAGTGGTTTTTGATCCCATACCATCAAGAGTAAGTGTTAGAGATTGATCGATATTTGGTAAATAGCTATGTTATTGTTATTTTCATGCATAAGGTTGCAATAACATTTATATATAATGCAGAaatcattggattttgtacgtGTTAGACCTACGTAGAGGTTGTGCGTATATTTTCGACTCTGCGATAGGTTCCAACCGAGAAAATAGTGCATGGGGAATCTTGTGTTTGTAAGTTACTTTCAattctttttaagttatttcttttcgtgccgaatcagattcatgaagttttactcaacttccagggcataccaagtgtacaagtttAATGATGGAATTTGTCCGAATAGAGCGACTATGCAGGGGTTGAAAGGCTTCCATGTAAAGGTATATCATGCTTACTAATtagctttacttttttttttgggtaactacttggatatataatttatgatttatctccaaatcagtgtgctcaacaagtcggcgcccgcgagtgtggctattacgttatgaagttcatgcatGAAATAGTCACGTTACACCATAACACTGATGAGCGGTTAGACAATGTTCGTTCTTTTACCATATGTTAGTTGAACTACTAATACTAGTACTTTTACgtagtagaattcttaatttacaagtagcattacttatcatgttacttatttcaggcttacactccaagaaatgcgccttataccgatgaggaaatagatgtggttcgtgagcaatgggctaagttttttacaaccgagtatttatttacttaggttgtttagacacaaagatggaagcgtttatatcttcatggatttggtaaagttctttaatttttccataattacaagtctgctggatttgctaatttattgctttgaatactaATCTGCTGGTCTTGCTGCTGTTGCATGTGAATTCTGATCTGGTGGTCTTTAGAATTTCACTTTGAACtaaactttgaactaaagaacctaaggactcatttccgctcccaactttgaactaaagaacctaaggactcatttgattcttattacatgactaatatacatagttttaactttctaaaactcattcgaatctatttatgcacatttaaggctcattaggtcgttataggtcatgtttagagctaaaatgacatttccgctcccaactttaaactaaagaacctaaggactcatttgattcttattacatgactaatatacatagttttaactttctaaaactcattcgaatctatttatgcacatttaaggctcattaggtcgttataggtcatgtttagagctaaaatgacatttccgctcccaactttgaactaaagaacctaaggactcatttgattcttattacatgattaatatgcatagttaaaactttctaaaactcattcgaatctatttatgcacatttaaggctcattaggtcgttataggtcatgtttagagctaaaatgacatttccgctcccaactttgaactaaaaaacctaaggactcatttgattcttattacatgtctaatatgcatagttaaaactttctaaaactcattcgaatctatttatgcacatttaaggctcattaggtcgttataggtcatgtttagagctaaaatgacatttccgctcccaactttgaactaaagaacctaaggactcatttgattcttattacatgacttatatacatagttttaactttctaaaactcattcgaatctatttatgcacatttaaggctcattaggtcgttataggtcatgtttagagctaaaatgacatttccgctcccaactttgaactaaaaaacctaaggactcatttgattcttattacatgtctaatatgcatagttaaaactttctaaaactcattcgaatctatttatgcacatttaaggctcattaggtcgttataggtcatgtttagagctaaaatgacatttccgctcccaactttgaactaaagaacctaaggactcatttgattcttattacatgactaatatacatagttttaactttctaaaactcattcgaatctatttatgcacatttaaggctcattaggtcgttataggtcatgtttagagctaaaatgacatttccgctcccaactttgaactaaagaacctaaggactcatttgattcttattacatgactaatatacatagttttaactttctaaaactcattcgaatctatttatgcacatttaaggctcattaggtcgttataggtcatgtttagagctaaaatgacatttccgctcccaactttgaactaaagaacctaaggactcatttgattcttattacatgactaatatacatagctttaactttctaaaactcattctaatctacgtatgcacatttaaggctcattgggtcgttataggtcaacaacgtacttaattatctctatagtctgcaactatatcttttaattttatgcttcaatggaatgtaaagacaatatcgtgagtgtaaactttggtactcatatatattttccttccatgcaacttgcaggctagggatcgagtcgattggaagaaagtcaacacgaccttacttaaggtttgtacgtaatgcatgatctaaagggacctaagtggctggattagagacatttgttagattagctctctagccttttgtctttagttgttaatattagttgtaatttgttagactagctaggtgtttaaaaattgtaaacatacgtactatatatacgctttgctctgttgggttaatataaatgaagttaatgtaatgatttatttatcaaagataagcagattcatacctttgctattttggtgttgattgggtacaggtttcaatactcaatggagtatatatctagttgtggttattgccgcctattttatattttaaaagaatttggaaaaaaaaaaattaatgttgttgaagggggcttttaatgtacgcctcaacaacatatgaatttttggcgcaaaaataaggacctgttgaggggggcatttaagaagtgagcctcaacagaggaggctgttgaggcgggcttcttaaatgcccccctcaacaggtccttatttttcgcgtttctgtagaggttgttgaggcgggcttttgaaagccccccacaacagatcacctgttgaggcgaacaaagcccgcctcaacagatcactgagctgttgaagctacgtctgtcgcagcgggccttgttcgcctcaataaacccaaaatgcccccctcaacaggtattttttccactagtgacttCATCATCTctgctcctttctctctccctctGCTAGTCCTCCAAATCCATCAtctttgctcttttctctctcctccttccaaATCTGTGAACTCCATCGCCACCCACAACCACCGAGGAACCCTTCATCTTCTcttctccttttctttcttaAATCCAGAAAATCAACCTTTACATCCCAGAAAAATCAGCAAAAAATCAACGATTATATCACCAAAAACATTTGCAACAAGATCTCAAAAAAACCCCTCTAATTCAAAGCTAAACCCCGAAAAAATCGTAGCAATCTCGTCCACGGATTCTAGGCGTTTGTGGTGGTTCTGGGAGCCATTTGGGTCTCCTCACCGtagtctttctctctctctccaaaTTTGATTTATTTTGATGGTTTTGATGCTTTGTGATTTATCTGGATTTTCAATTTGTTTGCGGTTTGCAACAATTTAGATTTCTTGCAATAATTTGGGTTTGAAATAATCTGGGTTTGCAATAGATTGTAGagatgatggtggtggtggaagaaGAAAAAGACTGATTTTGGTTGGTTTTAATGGTTGGGTTTTGTGATGATAATGATGGTGAAGAACATGAGAGAGAAATTGGGCGAGAATGAGAAGGAAAAAGGGCGGGGTAAAATGACGTGGTGAAGACGAATTTGCAGAACCAAGCACCACCATCAAAGCAATATCTGAATTTGCAGGAAGTTTTTTGGGAGATGATGGTGGCGTGGTGAAGACGAATGAAGAAGCAAGCAACTTCATATTTTTGGgtcaatttgtttttgttttttttgtttttttaatagtTAATTAGATTTTTAGGGGCTTAATTTTTTTAGATAATAGTTACTTAATTTTTTAGGGgtttaattgatttaattaggtgCTAATATTAGGATTAGTAGAGAAAATTGTTGAGGAAGGGTAAAAAAGTAAATTCAcgctaacggagacttaacggaatggacggaaaatgtTCATTAAGGggattttgtgttattttttaaaacctcgggggtatttggtgcattctggaaagtttaggggtatttggtgcattaaagcaaacctcgggggtatttcatgaaaaatccgtttattttattacatattTGGCTGTTCAACAGAAGAAGCCCAAGATTCAAAATGACAAAATTGAGAAACCCTTGTTTTACCTAATTGACATGAGACCGTCCAATATTAGCCCATACTTCTCAATAATGTATCTTATTTTGGTTTATTGTTACACATTTGTCTACATCAAGGCGAATTATTCATCAAACATAAAACAACGTCTTATCTTCAGTTAAAGAAACACCCTTTCACTACATGAAGCATCCATCCCTGCTTAGGAACACATAGCATTAGCGGACTAGTAGTAATGACCATTTTTGTGTAAAACCGCCTTACCGAAAAGACCactttaattgcttaactaattggtttcattgctaaattaattagttttagtgcataccaaattagtttcattgtttaactaattgcttcccgtgtttaactaattaatttcagtgcttaacttatatgacaccaatgcAGTCTTTTACGTAAGACTGCCTTATATAAAATTTTGTGCAGTAGTAAACGTACATACTTGGTATTATTTTCTACATAAAGATAAGTCAATTGAAGCATGTAACTGATTTGTTATCGTAACATAACATTATCTCTATTATGTTTTGGGACGATGTTAGTCTACTCCAATGCTCCCTCCGTCACAAATTACATGCTTCATTATCATTAACTTAAAATCACCGCGTGTTCTGGTACGTTTAGGTTTTGGTCAAAGGAGAGAGACGAGAAGTTCCTTCTGTGTAATGTGGTGGCGACGATCTTGGAGTTCCAACTTTGTCTTGGTCTTCTTCCTCGTCCACATTCCATAGGAAATTTGCATATGATGCTAGAACATAACTGAGTCACCATATTAAATAAACACGAATTAACATCTTCAACAAAGATTTAAATTTTGACATTATTTTTTGGACGGAAAAAGTAATAGCTAGAcacgattattattattattattattagtattattattattattattattattattattatatttttactgTTTCTAAATAGTTGCAACAGTTTACTAATACACTTACCAAGACACTAGTTTGGCAATTTACATAATACTGCGtagtaaattttaaaaaattaatatttgaaaaATGCACATTAAGACTAATCCAACAACATAATACGTAAAAAGAACTGatatttttatacggagtatataagtAAGATATGtatgaatagtgcaaaagtGAAACTGTTGCAAGTATTCAAGAACGAAGGGAATAATCAATTACTacatccgtcccttaatacttgcactgttttgactggacacacttgccaatgaacaactttgaccaccaatatatatcttcaactacatattataaaaaattataaaaatattaatattttaaaaatatttattaagatgaagccaacaatatacgaagtattatataCTACGGAGTAACATTTAGGATTTTTTGaataaaaccaccttttaaagttcaactttttgaaataaccaccttatatgttttttttataaaaaaaaccaCCTTAAACTTCCAACATTTAAGAAATCACCACCTTCTGTTAACTTCCGTCAAATATTCCGTCAGTGGGGCCCACATCCAACGGCCAAACATTAGAAAGTTAACGGAAGATTTGACGGAATATTTGACGGAAGTTAACAGAAGGTGGTGATTTCTTAaactttggaagtttaaggtggtttttttttaaaaaaaaacatataatgtggttatttcaaaaagttgaactttaaaaggtggttttatccaaaaaaatcctactccctccgtcccttaatactcgcaccgctttccttttcgggccgtcccttaatacttacaccgcttctataaatggaaatttataccaatattatattaattctcacacttacttactaaccccacaTACACCcttattccctacaaaaaatcatttaaaaattcacacccccactcaccactctccacctcttaccatttcccactaactatattaaaaaaataccccactatcaactaacacccattaaattaataagtcaatttaaatgtcttaaactccgcaccggtcaaaccggtgcgagaattaagggacggagggagtaacatttattttcatactaaaaataaaataaggtcaaagtgaattatgtgaatagtgtaaaaagtcaaaacgatGCGAGTATCAAGAGACATGGGGAGTACCAATCATCGGGAGCAGCCTTTATAGCTTGATCAAAGTAGGTCTCTGCTTGTCGAGAATCCCTCCGATGCTGCCAAATGATATGAGCATACAAGGCTAGCGTGTTTGCGTCTCTTGGGCTATTCAAAATTGCTCTTTCACAATATTCTTCTGCCTTGGCTAAATTTCCACGCACCTAATAATCAAGGGACAACGGAAATGGAGCAAAAGGATTGAATTACACTTTACAAGTCAATAGTGTCTTAAACAATGCTAACatgcacctaataattttcacttGTAAAGTACATGTTCGAGAAACTCGGTAACAAAATATATTGATGTGTTATATACAAGATACATCACTACACCTAGGGATGGGTTGGGTTCAAGATCCGGCCCAGATCAGGTTAGATTCGTTCTATTTTTAAGGGTCTGAGTCTAATTATTCGAGACTAAATGGATCTGAAACGGAACTGAATCCATGTGTTTAAAAACGGTTTTGGGTCTGAGTCCAATATTCTCTGATCTAGATTCGGTCCAGATCCGGCCTATGGACCCGGTCAATTATTAGAAATTAGAAATAGTCTAATTAGATACATGCATGCATTAGTATTTTGGCACTAATTTGGGAATTGTGATATTTTATGCATCCAATGTGAATATGTGATGCTAAATGACGGTTAAATTAATGGCGCGAGAAAATTTTCGAAGACAAAAacgttaaaaataaaaatatatcacTAGGCTCAATTTTGACCCGAGACCCATTGAATCTGGATATAGGTTCGAATTTTTGAGACGCAATGGATTTGGGGCGGGTCTAGAACCGCCTAAAAATATGGATCTAGGTATTACCAAACCCAGACCCGATCCGGCCCATGCCCATCCCTAACTACACCAGTAACGATAACCACCTAAAATATAGGTATAataaaatggctcttaaaaacGCGCAAGATAACTTTTAACTATTGCAATTTGTGACTTTTAATATAGGAGATACTTTAATTTGGAACAATCTGATTTTGACACACTTTTATGAGAATAAAAAATACGATAATATGTTTCACATCACAACATTTAAAATTTTAGGTGCGGGCATTGGGACATGACTGTACGTTGCCATGCATTGCCTCGTGCATTAGGCCCATACCCTAACTCCCTAAGAGTTTCCAGATGTTCTAACAACTTCATCGGCACCGCTAACGCTTTCAAGAGATCGAGACGAGATAAAGCTCAACTTTTTAGACAACTTATGGGTTTTTTCTTGTTCTCTTCTACGTTGAATTATTCTCAACCTTTGAGACGACTAATATTGATTATGGCATTATAATGTTCAGCTAATTACATTTATAATTTTGAACCTAATTGTACATATAATGGTCATTACAAGGTGCATCTCACGTGACATTTCACGAAAAATGAGAAATTAAGTGGAACGTGAGATTCACACAGTAAAGTTAATCCCGAAATTTTGAGTCAATGTTCATATTTCGGTTAATCTTACAAATATTttgttacttcctccgtttcaaaaagatctttacagttaatatttgcacgaactccaatgcaatatttaactactaatatatccaatttcgtatgtgaaaaaattataaaaatttgatattctgaaaatatataccGAGACTAATctgacaagatcttacatgtaacgttttgatgtatatagtagtgggaatttacggtcaaaatttttatacttttgaaaCATTTTctaaagcgtaaagaactttcagaaacagAGGTTGTATAAGGTAGTTTCTCCCAAAATACGATTTTAATTTAACATATACTTCCTCTATTCTTTTTATTTGTTACATTTCTTTTATCATATTTGTCAATGCGGCATTTTAATCGTTTATATCTTTAATAtcaattggtaaaaaaaaaaaaaaaagggttgaATCTACatctcaagaaaatcatataTCAAGATCTCACTTTCTCacttactatatttttttctgAAATATAAATCATGATCGATAGT encodes:
- the LOC110780681 gene encoding uncharacterized protein, coding for MDDHRDNEIQGIDGASHPTGESQGTNTSKKTKSRGPSKGVQAKKPMHLQYNQYGIPDGEWSGEYGKQVGSCAARININVKEYSTLDEHTKKGFWEETKLLFHIIDDPAKRREKYFHMCVAKRFGAFKSRLTRRWITKKEKMPKHQTNDMPWDIYHQITEDDWKTFVIERNKPEMLVRREKASKSALQNKHPHRTGQKGYVRKRPEWINDGRLPPEAALTLSSGSSSVTSSLTTAPDRFKKFRSVEWILAHQVKNKEGKWEVDPNDK
- the LOC130472154 gene encoding uncharacterized protein, whose protein sequence is MALEYIEEEGKGNISFTQGEDALTKAMGKKDHRGRVKATGGVNVGYKVAFGPIDRSSRCGHIEPSPEAIESIRASVRREFEDQLERKVAEALQNQLATLKATGQLHTLSTPALDSALVSDEFDVNRALVTCCPSSSQQPRELKAITPCRLALEDKVLGNKVIVADGMAYPLDGSLHQHFRSMKPSHYKVQVDCIYDGHDDDTLPVPTGDGFNNLGRALASFVQWPIHLVIFEEDEV
- the LOC130459483 gene encoding uncharacterized protein; amino-acid sequence: MMCLFHEHTFAFDNSQIGFVCPEAMSSSRIKANPQAASMYLKVVFNAEIEKEKKGDPNITKWFLIPYHQENHWILYVLDLRRGCAYIFDSAIGSNRENSAWGILCLAYQVYKFNDGICPNRATMQGLKGFHVKCAQQVGARECGYYVMKFMHEIVTLHHNTDERLDNAYTPRNAPYTDEEIDVVREQWAKFFTTEYLFT